The DNA region CCAGGGCAGCATTTCCTCGGAGATGCGGGGCATGAAGAGCGGATAGGCGGTGTAGGCGGGATCCACGGCTTTCATGCCGATCTCGGTGGCGTCCGGACCTCCGGTGATGAAATGGGTGCGCAGCACCATGGAAAAGGAAACTGTGTCGGCTTGGGCGGTGCCTTCGGAGCCGATGGAAAAGTCTTCCACGGTCATCACCAGACGCTGTTTCTCGATCTGGTTGGCCAGGTTCAGAAGGTTGGCGTAGCGCGTTTTTCCGCTGAGGATGTATTCGTTGTAGGTGGCCTGGCCTTCCTTGGCGTCGGCCACGGCGAAGTCGAAATTGACGTTGGTCTTCATCCACTGCATGATGTCCAGCAGATAGCCGTAGGTGATGGAAGGCGAATCTTCGCCCAGGATCAGCTTGCTCTGCTGGCCCATCATGGCTTGCTGGAGCTCATACTCCAGGCGCAGGGAGTCGATGGTGGCCAGCTGCAGTTCCAGGGAATCGATCGAGGCCTGGGCGAGGCGGTTGTGGTCCCGGGCAGCTTCGGTTTTCTTGTTCAGGGCGGCAAGTTGCCAGGTAACCAGAGCGCTCACCAGGATCAGGATCACGGCCAGGACGAGGGTGTTGCGGGTGCTGTTGCTCATTGTTCGCCTCCCAAACCGAGGCTGGCCATGTCCTCCTCCACCAGCGGGCGGATGGGATGGTCGGGGAAGGTGGCCAGGATCCTGGGGTACAGCCTCAGATAGCGCTTGTTGCCCCGGGCCTGGTCGATCCTGGCGGTGAGGAGCAGGGCGTAGGGATAGTGGGCGTCGTATTTGTGCACCAGCGGGTCGATCACGGCAATGGCCTGCGTGTATTCGCCCGCCCGGTAGAGCCGGTTGGCCAGATGCCAGCGGGCCATGGGTTCCAGCACATGGCCCCGGTGCTGGCGAAGAAAGGCGTTGCCCAGGCTGAGGGTGGCCTCATGGTCGCCTGTGTTCAAAGCCCGGATGAAGGCGTTGTAATCTGTGGCGGCCTGGCCTCCGGCGCTGTTTTGCGCTTCCGAGAGCGGCGGCATGTAGCGCGAGCTGATGGGCTTCAGGGCTTGGCCCGAAACGGGTGGCGCGGCCTTGGCCGGGGCGGGTGGGGTGGCCTTGGCTGGCTGGAGTGGCGCGGCCGGGGCTGCCGGCGGCGAAGCGCTTGCCTGCTCCGGCTTGGCCTGGCTGGCGGCGAATGCCTCCTCCTGCTGGCGGGCCAGTTCCTGCTCCTGCTTGGTCAGGGCGAGGGCGGCGGCCATTTCGGCCTCGATCTGGCCCACCCAATCCACTTCCGGAAAGTCCGAGGAGATCTCGAAGTTCCAGAGCGTGGTGCCACGCACCAGGTTCGAAGTAACTTTCTGGATGCGGCTTTGGGGCAGGGCGTCGGCAAAGATGATCACATTGTTGCGGTTGGTGGTCACTCCGCTGATCTGCAGGCGGGTGCCGTCGCGCTTGAAATTGGTAAGCCAGCTGATGGGGCGAGACTGGAAGAGGCGGTCGAGGGTGTCCAGCACCGCCGACCAGGCGTTCTTGCCTTTCAGCACCATCCTGATGGCCTCCATGTTCTTGCTGAAATGCCGCATCTCCTCCTGCATTTGGGCGATCTCGGCCGTTTCCAGCTTCAGCACGGCCAGCTCGTGGTCCAGCTCCCGCTGCAGCCTGTGGGTGGCTTCGAATTTCTTCTGCCCGTCCAGGTAGGTGACGGTGCCGAAGAGGGCCACCGCGAAGATGGCGAACATGATCAGGAAGCCGTGCCACGAGATCTTGAAAGGTTTCTGGGCCTCGAGGAGACGGCCAGGGAGGAAATTGCTGGGGGTGTAGCGCGTTTCCTCCGGGAACAAAGCTTTTTGCGCCAGCGCGATGGGCAGGGCGAACCGGGCCAGATGGACCGGCGTGGCCAGCTCCGGATCGAGGCTGTCCACCGAGAGCAGCGGAAAGCCCAGCAACTCGGCCGAGTCCGGCTGGCGGAAGTTGAAATAAGCCACCACCTCTTCCGAGGCCAGGTCGCCGCAGATGACGAACTTTTCCGGCTCCGGCTGCTGGGAATTGTCCAGCGCGAAGGAGACGCGGGAATAGATCATCTCCGGTTCCGGCAATTCCTGGGTGATGTTCAGCGGATAGATGTCCACCAGTTGGCTGTTGTCGAAAAGGAAGGCCCTGCGGTAGTCGCGGCCCAGGTGGATCAGCAGCGCCCTCTGGGCGTCGCCCAGGTTGTTCACCCGGTAGTGGTCGGCCAGAATGATGTCGTTGGAATCCGCCAGCTGGAAATAATACCTTTTCCGGTGCCGGTTGGCGTAGCCCACCAGGGAATCCAGCAGCTGGTTGGCGCCCTTGTGCAGCAGCAGCTGGTTTTCGGCGTTGATGGTGAAGCGCGAGGTCTGCCAGTCGCCCCGTTTCAGCTGGCGGGGCTCAAGGTTGGCCCTCAGGAAGGCCCTTTCATCGCTCTTGGTCTCCGGGACGCCGATGCCCCGCACCAGGTTTTCCTCGTTCACGTTCAGGGCGATCACGCCCCTCTGCAGCCTTGCTCCGCCGAAGAGGCGGTCCAGCTGCGCCGTGTTGGAGCCGGCGCCGCCCGGGGATAGATCGTCGATCCGGATCTCCCCGCTGGAGGCATCCTCCTCCCAGTTTTGGCCGCCGAAGTCCACAAGTTGTTCCTGCGCGCGGTACAGGGGTTTGTCCAGCTCTGCCAGGTCGAGCCGGGTGAGGCGGACAAGGTAGGAATCCCGTTCCAGGCAGGCCAGCCGCAGCGACTGCCCGTCCTCCGAGATCCCGAAGGCCATTTTGGGGTGTTTTCTCATTTACTGATCGATCCTCTGTAAAGTGGTGGCAAAACGCTCAGGACATCGAGATCAACTGATGCATGCGTTTCTTGTTGTTGGCAAAGCTCATGGCCGTCCTGGAGCTGATCACGCCCCGTTTGAGAAGTTCGTGCAAGTCCTGTTCCAAAGTGCACATTCCGTAGCGCCGGCCTTCCACCATCATCTGGTAGATCTCGCCGATGTTCTTGTTGCGGATGGCCGCCTGCACGCTGGCGTCCACGGAGAGGATCTCGCGGGTCATCACCAGTTTGCCGTCCAGGGTGGGGATCAGTTTTTGGGAAATGATCACGCTGAGCACGTCGGCCAGGCGGTTGCGGATGCGTTCCTGTTCCTCGGGCGGAAATTCCGCCACGATGCGGTGGATGCTGTCGATGGCGGAGCTGGTGTGCAGGGTGGTGAAGGCCTTGTGGCCGCTGTCGGTGATCTCCAGCACGGTGGAGATGGTGTTGGGGTCGCGCATTTCGCCCACCATGATGATGTCCGGGTCCTGGCGCAGGGCCTCGATCGCCCCGTGGGAAAAGGAAAGCACGTCCATCCCCACTTCGCGGTGGCGCACCAGGCAAAGCCGGGATTCGTGCACGTATTCGATGGGGTTGGCGATGATCACGATGTGGCCGTGGTTGTCGCGGTTGTTCATGTCGATGATGGCGTCCAGGGTGGTGCTCTTGCCGCTGCCGGTGATGCCGGTGATCAGGATGAGCCCCGTCTTTTCGGAGCGGAGGTTCATTCTTTCCACGATGGGGGCGGGCATGCGCAGCTGTTCCATGCTGAACACAAAGTCGTTGATGCGGCGGAAGTTCGCGCAGAGGTGGCCCCTGTCCAGATAACAGGTGCCGCGGTAGCGCAGATTTCCCTCGCCGTTGGGGATGGTGGCCGAGAAATCCAGCACCAGGTTGTCGAAGAGCTTCTGTTTCTGCATCGGGCTCAGCCAGCTGCTGATGATGGCGGTGGTTTCCAGGCGGCTGAATTCGCCGAGGGAGGGGATGGGTTTTTTGATGCCGGTGATCCTCATCCAGATCTGGTCGGCGGCGCCGGGCGCCCCGAAATCCAGGTCGGAGGCCTCGCGTGCGTGGGTGTCCAGCATCCATTCCTGCAATACTTCCCGTGCTTCCTTGCACCAGGCCCCGTTTTGCTCCAGCAGGGCGTCCACGCTGAGGCAGAGCTCGATCCCCTCGAGGCTGGGGTCGATCCGCTCACTCAGCTGCCGCTTGAAACTCAGGCTCACGGCTGTTCCTGCTCGCTTGCCAAAGCGGCGCTTTTGCTCAGCCGCAGCAGGTTGCGCTTCCACTTCAGCTGCAGGCAGATGATCAGGTTGATCATGTAGCGCTTGGTGAGGGTCTCGTCGTGATAGGCGAAGAAATCCAGCAGGCGCCTGCGGCTGAAATGCCTCACCTGGCAGTCTTCCCTGGCCAGCAGCTGGACCGTGGGCGCGCTGGGATTCACAAAGCTCTCCTCGCCCCAGAAATCGCCCGCCGCCAGGCTGTCCACCGGAACGCCGTTCACAAAGGCCCCGGCCCCGCCCTGTTCGATCCAGACCAGCGAACTGGCCTCCTCGTTCAGGGGAATCAGCTGACCCGCCTGCCAGTTCCTGAGGCTGCCGGTCATGCGGAAATCCCACTGTTCGTCGGGATTGAAGCCCCTCAGCAAGGTCTGCGCGATCTGGTTGCCGGGCAGGAAGCCGCTTTCAGGGCGGACCTCACCCTGGCCGGGGGAAGCCAGCACCGCCTCCAACTCATCCAGATTCAGGGGCTTGGTGAGAAACCAGCCGGCCCCGTTGCGCGTGGCCGCCTCTTCCAGCTCCCGGTCCGCGAATTCGCTCACGGCCACCAGGTCCGCGTCGGGCAGCAGCTGCCGCAGCCGGGTCAGCGTCTGCACGCCGTCCAGACAGGGCCACCGCATGTCCACGATCACCAGCCCGAACCTCTCCTGCCGGGCCAGCTGTTCCGCCTCCCCGCAGTTGTTCGCCACGCTGGCCTCGAAGCCGCGCTGCTTTAGCCATTCGCCCACATTCGCCTGAACCTGTTTGTCCTCGTCCAGCAGCAGTACTTTTCCGGGCATATTCACTCCCTGATCCAATCCATTTTGCCGTATTTGCCGTTCAATCCCTGATATAGTCAACCTTTGCCGGAACCATGGTGCCGGTGTAGAAATCCCAGATCTCATCGTCATTCAGCGCCCGGCTGAAAAGGCCCACTTGGTCCAGCACGCCATTGAAACACATGTCAAACTCGCTGTTCTCGAATTTGTTCGAGGGGTTTCCGTTCACCCTGGTGATCCGGGAGCCGATGCTCACCCCGTGCGGGCTCAGGGACGCCAATTCGCCCGAGCCCGTAACCGGATTGCCGTAGGTGGAGGAAACGGGGATGCCGTTGTAATAGGCCTTCAGCGCCCCTTTGTTGAAGGTCAGGGCAAAAAACTCCCAGGGATAATTGCGGTAGCCCTGTCCGGAACTGCCGGTGGAGTTGGCCACCAATTTGTCCTTGAAGGGAAAGCGCACTTCCAGCCAGTTGGTGGGGGCTCCGTTGGCCAGACCCACGCTGAAATGCAGCCTGCCGGTCCAGGCATTGTACCAGATGGCCGCGGTGGGCGCGGCACCAGGGTACGACTGGGGTTGAACCGACGGCAGCCAGACCAGGGCGGCTGACCTGTATTTGAGGTCTCTATCCAGCTTGGCGAAGCAGACCAGGGTGAAGGTGGAATCCACCTCCATCGAGTGGTTCAGATCGTCGTTGGGCGCGTAGGCCGCGTCGTTGAAATCATCATGCCAGAAGCCGCATTTCCAGCCCGCCACCCCGTCCCCGGGGGTGGGGAAAGTATGCAGGCCGTTGAAATCGTAAGCGTCGTTGTTGTGGCCGGAGGTGTCTTTCATGTTCGCCTGGCCGGGAAACTGGGCCTGGTTCATTTCGTAATAAAAGCAGTCAGGGGTCTCCACTTTGAAGTAGTTGAAGGCCAGCTCGGCGGGATAGATGATGTCCTTGCTTTGCAGAGAGCCGGAAACGTTGGTCACGGCCTGAAAGCGGATCTCCTTGTTGTTTCCGGTGAAGGTACCGCCGATATGGTGAAACTCGATCCGGTTGATCATGGCGTTTCCCACCGGGAACAGGGGTTGGGTGATCTGGTTTCCGTTCACGGTGTTGGTCCCGTTGAAGGTCACCACCACGGATTGGTATTCCTTTTTCACCCAGTCCTTGATGTTGGGGATGGCGAAGGCAGTGGCATAGCGCAGGGCGTAGTCGCTCACGTTTTCCGTTTCCCGCTTTATCTGGTCGTCCCGCAGCACCTCCGGTAGCTTCAGCATTTTGGTCTGCATGCGCAGGGCGATCCCCGCGAAGACGGTGCTCAGCAGGATCACCAGGATCAGCATTGCTCTTCCCATGGCTCAGTTCGTTCCTTCCTGCAGATAGGTGTTCATCAGAAAACACTTCAGCTGCAGCCTGTTGGTTAGGGGACGGGAATCCATCAGGGGACCCGGCCGCCGGAAGGTCATCCGCAGTTCCGCGGCCCGGATGGCGGTCGTTTCGGTGCTGGGATTGTTGTCGATGTTGAAATATCTGAAGCCCAGATCGTCCACCCAGAAGATGTAGCCCATGTTTTCCAGCACGGGGTCGTCCTCGATGTTGGCGTCCGTGCCCTGGCGGATCTCGATGGCTTTGCCCAGGGCTCCGTTGGATTCCCTCAGCGAGATCGACACGAAGTTTGGCTCACCCGAGGTTGGGCCGATCGCGTTGTTGTTGTAATCCCAGTAGCTGCGAAAAACAAAGGCGTCGCTGTCCGCCCTCACCACAGCCAGTTTCGGGTCTTCGATGCCCAGCCCGGCCAGGCCGATGACATGGTTCAGCCGGGTGCTGGCTTGCTCCATGTGGTCAGCCATGCTGGCCGCGTACATGTTTCGCTCCGCGGTTTCCGTGATCTGATACTGGAAGGTGATCAGCATGATCAGCACCAGGCCGCCCAAGATCACGGCCCCCAGCACGTCC from Candidatus Cloacimonadota bacterium includes:
- the tadA gene encoding Flp pilus assembly complex ATPase component TadA translates to MSLSFKRQLSERIDPSLEGIELCLSVDALLEQNGAWCKEAREVLQEWMLDTHAREASDLDFGAPGAADQIWMRITGIKKPIPSLGEFSRLETTAIISSWLSPMQKQKLFDNLVLDFSATIPNGEGNLRYRGTCYLDRGHLCANFRRINDFVFSMEQLRMPAPIVERMNLRSEKTGLILITGITGSGKSTTLDAIIDMNNRDNHGHIVIIANPIEYVHESRLCLVRHREVGMDVLSFSHGAIEALRQDPDIIMVGEMRDPNTISTVLEITDSGHKAFTTLHTSSAIDSIHRIVAEFPPEEQERIRNRLADVLSVIISQKLIPTLDGKLVMTREILSVDASVQAAIRNKNIGEIYQMMVEGRRYGMCTLEQDLHELLKRGVISSRTAMSFANNKKRMHQLISMS
- a CDS encoding response regulator encodes the protein MPGKVLLLDEDKQVQANVGEWLKQRGFEASVANNCGEAEQLARQERFGLVIVDMRWPCLDGVQTLTRLRQLLPDADLVAVSEFADRELEEAATRNGAGWFLTKPLNLDELEAVLASPGQGEVRPESGFLPGNQIAQTLLRGFNPDEQWDFRMTGSLRNWQAGQLIPLNEEASSLVWIEQGGAGAFVNGVPVDSLAAGDFWGEESFVNPSAPTVQLLAREDCQVRHFSRRRLLDFFAYHDETLTKRYMINLIICLQLKWKRNLLRLSKSAALASEQEQP
- a CDS encoding LamG domain-containing protein; amino-acid sequence: MGRAMLILVILLSTVFAGIALRMQTKMLKLPEVLRDDQIKRETENVSDYALRYATAFAIPNIKDWVKKEYQSVVVTFNGTNTVNGNQITQPLFPVGNAMINRIEFHHIGGTFTGNNKEIRFQAVTNVSGSLQSKDIIYPAELAFNYFKVETPDCFYYEMNQAQFPGQANMKDTSGHNNDAYDFNGLHTFPTPGDGVAGWKCGFWHDDFNDAAYAPNDDLNHSMEVDSTFTLVCFAKLDRDLKYRSAALVWLPSVQPQSYPGAAPTAAIWYNAWTGRLHFSVGLANGAPTNWLEVRFPFKDKLVANSTGSSGQGYRNYPWEFFALTFNKGALKAYYNGIPVSSTYGNPVTGSGELASLSPHGVSIGSRITRVNGNPSNKFENSEFDMCFNGVLDQVGLFSRALNDDEIWDFYTGTMVPAKVDYIRD